A window from Chiroxiphia lanceolata isolate bChiLan1 chromosome 3, bChiLan1.pri, whole genome shotgun sequence encodes these proteins:
- the FBXO5 gene encoding F-box only protein 5 encodes MKSNLNRSCKMKRDFDSASLHAGFAPLKSAVEKTRLEKSCPLNYKEGFCKSCTEEHQKTFPSDSYHAATRNLELEDGGKPIYNKENKQVTQRLDEVIYEMEELENSKLNEDSGYSSMLNTQYADTIEHEDSIPLAGNLCVTPKHCLRKNQNQEQFSKKTLLPVSHYEDMICSTLKKNGKRNLKSWAAIDRIVFRGKVELCNLIGKKMGLDKIDIFAELFQKNLKHVLANILRHLSEVDLINFAKVSTTWRKILQEDKWIFQMYSKAVKNLSNGTKAPEHAATREYVLYRVSLASIQKATPPKILNKKPTRSKASKNHSRLVEFSEAAKTLKNTESFKACHRCGSPAKYDSYLQRAMCNRESCGFDFCTKCMCSYHSSSDCISGKPVKPTSMPGPLPGTKKSKQNLKRL; translated from the exons atgaaatcaaacCTTAACCGCTCTTGCAAAATGAAACGTGATTTTGACTCTGCATCTCTTCATGCTGGGTTTGCACCACTGAAATCTGCTGTGGAGAAAACAAGACTGGAAAAATCCTGCCCCTTGAATTACAAGGAAGGCTTTTGTAAAAGCTGCACAGAAGAGCATCAGAAAACATTCCCTAGTGACTCATATCATGCAGCCACCAGAAATCTAGAACTTGAAGATGGAGGAAAACCGATatataacaaagaaaacaaacaagtaacCCAGAGACTTGATGAAGTTATCTATGAAATGGAGGAACTGGAAAACAGTAAACTTAATGAGGACAGTGGTTATTCCTCTATGTTAAATACTCAGTATGCTGATACAATAGAACATGAGGATAGTATACCTTTGGCTGGGAATCTCTGTGTCACACCAAAACATTGTCTCAGGAAGAACCAAAACCAAGAACAGTTTTCAAAGAAGACTTTACTGCCAGTAAGCCATTATGAAGACATGATTTGCtcaactttgaaaaaaaatggtaaaagaaaTCTCAAGTCTTGGGCTGCTATAGACAGAATTGTTTTTAGGGGAAAAGTTGAACTTTGTAACttaattggaaagaaaatgggGCTAGATAAAATAGACATTTTTGCCGAGCTCTTCCAAAAGAACCTGAAGCATGTATTAGCAAACATTTTAAGGCATCTCAGCGAGGTGGATTTAATCAA TTTTGCCAAAGTCAGCACAACATGGCGGAAGATTCTACAAGAAGATAAATGGATTTTCCAAATGTATAGTAAAGCTGTGAAAAACCTCTCT aaTGGCACGAAGGCACCAGAGCATGCTGCAACAAGGGAGTATGTTCTCTACAGAGTGTCTTTAGCTTCCATTCAGAAAGCAACCCCACCAAAAATCttgaacaaaaaacccaccagatCCAAAGCATCTAAGAATCACAGCAGGCTCGTGGAGTTTTCTGAG GCTGCCAAGACcttgaaaaacactgaaagctTTAAAGCCTGCCATCGCTGTGGTTCACCTGCAAAGTATGACTCCTATCTTCAAAGAGCAATGTGCAATCGTGAAAGTTGTGGCTTTGACTTTTGCACAAAGTGCATGTGCAGCTACCACAGCTCCAGTGACTGTATAAGTGGCAAACCAGTGAAACCCACCTCTATGCCAGGGCCACTTCCTGGGactaagaaaagcaaacagaatcTAAAGAGGTTGTGA